In one window of Lynx canadensis isolate LIC74 chromosome A3, mLynCan4.pri.v2, whole genome shotgun sequence DNA:
- the SLC2A4RG gene encoding LOW QUALITY PROTEIN: SLC2A4 regulator (The sequence of the model RefSeq protein was modified relative to this genomic sequence to represent the inferred CDS: deleted 8 bases in 6 codons) has translation MEAERSPVPVPGCGRPPPRARAGTPAASPMSVPAPPQGPAVGGGFAGLEFALPQEPEPRAADLGVPGTWAGAGGAAGPPTPSAHIPVPAQRDPPGKSRSGRGHGAAALTSLSTSTLLLGAPAAACSPEPGLEPWKEALVLATGAAASSGDWGWDLASDRSSPSIPSPPLPSEAAHFLFGEPAPKKRKSSVRVLFQCLWKRCGKVLSTASGMQRHIRLVHLGRRQAEPEQSDGEEDFYYTELDVGMDVLTDGLSSLSPASPAASVPPASPRLELPEPRTMSSLLHPLALPPVRCLSPVAPREARRGDTAYQGCLAPTRPEPQPTTVRTCVPDPPSRLGAGPRKPRGDAKKCRKVYGMDHRHLWCTACRWKKACQRFLD, from the exons ATGGAGGCCGAGCGCTCTCCGGTGCCCGTTCCGGGTTGCgggcgccccccgccccgtgcccgC GCCGGGACCCCCGCGGCCTCGCCCATGTCGGTGCCCGCGCCGCCGCAG GGCCCTGCCGTGGGCGGCGGCTTTGCGGGCTTGGAGTTCGCGCTG CCTCAGGAGCCAGAGCCGCGGGCGGCGGACCTG GGGGTCCCGGGGAcgtgggcgggggcgggaggagcGGCGGGGCCCCCGACGCCGTCGGCGCACATCCCGGTGCCAGCGCAGAG AGACCCCCCAGGAAAATCCCGGTCTGGACGAGGTCATGGCGCGGCAGCCCTCACCAGTCTGTCCACCAGCACCCTCCTTCTGGGGGCCCCAGCTGCAGCCTGTAGCCCAG AGCCTGGCTTGGAGCCCTGGAAGGAGGCCCTGGTGCTGGCCACTGGG GCTGCAGCAAGCAGCGGAGACTGGGGCTGGGACCTGGCCAGTGACCGGTCCTCTCCGTCTATCCCTTCACCCCCACTGCCCTCCGAGGCAGCCCATTTCCTATTCGGGGAACCTGCCCCAAAGAAGAGAAAG AGCTCCGTGCGGGTCCTGTTCCAGTGTCTGTGGAAGCGGTGTGGGAAAGTGCTGAGCACGGCC TCCGGGATGCAGAGACACATCCGCCTGGTGCACCTGGG CAGGCGGCAGGCAGAGCCTGAGCAGAGCGACGGGGAGGAGGACTTCTACTACACAGAGTTGGACGTTGGCATGGATGTGCTGACAGACGGGCTGTCCAGCCTGTCTCCAGCGTCCCCCGCGGCCTCCgtgccccccgcctccccccgcctGGAGCTGCCAGAGCCTCGGACC ATGTCCAGCCTGCTGCACCCGCTGGCCCTGCCCCCAGTTCGGTGCCTGAGCCCCGTGGCACCCCGCGAGGCGCGCCGAGGTGACACCGCCTACCAG GGCTGCCTGGCCCCCACCCGCCCGGAGCCACAGCCGACCACCGTCAGGACCTGTGTGCCGGACCCGCCCTCCAGACTCGGCGCCGGCCCAAG GAAGCCCCGAGGTGATGCCAAGAAGTGCCGGAAGGTGTATGGCATGGATCACAGGCACCTGTGGTGCACAGCCTGCCGCTGGAAGAAGGCGTGCCAGCGCTTCctggactga
- the LIME1 gene encoding LOW QUALITY PROTEIN: lck-interacting transmembrane adapter 1 (The sequence of the model RefSeq protein was modified relative to this genomic sequence to represent the inferred CDS: deleted 9 bases in 7 codons), with translation MGPQVPSAPPVLWVLGCLALFLWLWTLCTACHRKRVQRSRAGPQGCVMPVEVSLLRQHRLCSLSKSTPRLHELHRGPKSCRGDPRPASVDILHPRWLEVPRGTSRTLTAFSHENCPGRRPAATLPSICPEATYSNVALVPALWLWAGERLTSSPARPWLRPRPGVAEYACIQKLEGTDQRPQSLRQWKAEVDPSCISVKWTSCYSRVKKPKKRDLGPATDQLDPKGRGEIPALGSDQAYETLPLRGLGMDDGLPDNVYETIQEMGAPEHPEPSGCRY, from the exons ATGGGGCCACAGGTGCCCTCGGCCCCTCCTGTCCTCTGGGTCCTAGGGTGCCTTGCCTTGTTCCTCTGGCTGTGGACACTGTGCACAGCCTGCCACAG GAAGCGGGTGCAGAGGTCGCGGGCCGGGCCCCAGGGCTGTGTGATGCCAGTGGAAGTG TCACTGCTGAGACAACACCGCCTCTGCTCCCTCAGCAAGTCG ACACCCAGACTGCATGAGCTGCACCGGGGCCCAAAAAGCTGCAGGGGTGA CCCTCGACCTGCCAGCGTGGATATCCTGCACCCGCGATGGCTGGAAGTGCCCAGAGGCACCAGCAGAACTCTGACAGCCTTCTCACACGAGAACTGCCCCGGGCGACGCCCTGCTGCCACCTTGCCCTCCATCTGCCCCGAGGCCACCTATTCCAATGTGGCGCTGGTGCCCGCCCTGTGGTTGTGGGCAGGGGAACGGCTGACCAGCAGCCCTGCC AGGCCCTGGCTGAGGCCGCGACCCGGGGTGGCTGAGTATGCCTGTATCCAGAAGCTCGAGGGAACAGATCAA AGGCCCCAAAGCCTCAGGCAGTGGAAGGCCGAGGTGGACCCCAGCTGTATCAGTGTAAA GTGGACATCCTGTTACTCCAGGGTTAAGAAGCCTAAAAAGAGGGACCTAGGACCTGCCACAGATCAGCTGGACCCCAAGGGCAGAGGA GAAATTCCGGCTCTGGGAAGTGACCAG GCCTACGAGACCCTCCCACTCAGGGGCCTAGGCATGGAT GATGGCCTCCCAGACAATGTGTACGAGACTATCCAG GAGATGGGGGCCCCTGAGCACCCGGAGCCCTCTGGCTGTCGCTATTAG